The proteins below come from a single Biomphalaria glabrata chromosome 10, xgBioGlab47.1, whole genome shotgun sequence genomic window:
- the LOC106054347 gene encoding uncharacterized protein LOC106054347, whose product MKTIISLLLFLASLSQAGSQTITGNPEVSLGSDCYIPWARVDNCLVGTEGYCTCNLNQPSGRVLWVRSDGSLANQQYTDSSSKLIVTSSSKINNETFTCVWESALGKQNAQTFNVLYPKGPTTMSLRALGVRETFDLCPAKSNSITVVCEVPKDAVYPKPWFHFTVNGTIPVYDWYSGDLVNGVYRYNQTIKVERGGDLSVYCWPGNSCTRSVSFIEKTLKITVREPPSNYPEITINGKTYTGIDSSAVNVQEGTRLTVSCKVSGGMPAVKEVTLTCGAQQKKSSSGGLATLSFNASRKSFTRPLCSCRASHVTGCYDKQTFVRLNVAA is encoded by the exons ATGAAGACCATAATTTCATTGCTTCTGTTCTTGGCGAGCCTCTCTCAGG CTGGCAGCCAGACTATCACCGGTAATCCAGAGGTCAGCTTAGGCAGCGACTGCTACATCCCCTGGGCCAGGGTAGATAACTGCCTGGTCGGGACAGAGGGTTACTGCACATGTAACCTGAACCAGCCTTCAGGGCGTGTCTTGTGGGTAAGGTCAGACGGCTCACTCGCCAACCAACAGTACACCGACTCAAGTTCAAAGCTGATAGTAACTTCTTCATCAAAAA TCAACAATGAAACTTTTACTTGTGTCTGGGAATCTGCCTTGGGCAAACAAAATGCTCAAACCTTTAACGTGCTGTATCCAA AGGGACCTACTACCATGAGTCTCAGGGctttgggtgtcagagaaacgTTTGACCTTTGCCCAGCTAAATCCAACTCCATCACGGTTGTCTGTGAGGTGCCTAAAGACGCGGTGTACCCAAAACCTTGGTTCCACTTCACAGTCAACGGTACCATACCCGTCTATGACTGGTACTCTGGTGACTTGGTCAATGGAGTGTACCGTTACAACCAAACGATTAAGGTGGAGAGAGGAGGTGACCTCAGCGTTTACTGTTGGCCTGGAAACAGCTGTACGAGGTCCGTATCCTTTATCGAGAAAACTCTCAAAATTACTGTTAGAG AACCACCAAGCAATTACCCAGAAATCACCATCAATGGGAAGACCTACACTGGCATCGACTCTTCTGCAGTCAACGTTCAAGAGGGTACCAGGCTCACCGTCTCCTGTAAGGTTTCTGGAGGCATGCCTGCCGTGAAGGAGGTCACGCTCACCTGCGGGGCTCAGCAGAAGAAATCGAGTTCTGGAGGCTTGGCTACACTATCTTTCAATGCCTCGCGCAAGTCTTTCACAAGGCCGCTGTGTTCATGTAGAGCCAGTCACGTGACAGGTTGCTATGACAAACAAACCTTCGTTCGCTTAAATGTTGCAG CATAG